The Coriobacteriia bacterium genome window below encodes:
- a CDS encoding 4Fe-4S binding protein — protein MCQFCVEHGEGKRWYLEAANYAHDLESDLKRRDYMVGFIRDFDSMRANGIAGMEILGKLPRPLETAGKNAVSRHMRKKHFGQPLSLEDCAEVFSLATSITVIPCICRMHAPNRVAEEVCILVTTQPITPLLEEGFKDYIDGPDLDDFRTVTKDEAMSLLRSCEERGLLHSIWTFKTPFTAAICNCNLASGCMAMKMTAGYGMKMMWRGEDIAQFDAEKCSGCGVCVRLCPFDAISTNRGGGPVRHDVAKCWGCGICRAGCPRDAISLADRRSVPAVANLW, from the coding sequence ATGTGCCAATTCTGCGTCGAGCACGGTGAGGGCAAGCGCTGGTATCTTGAGGCCGCGAACTACGCGCACGATCTCGAGAGCGACCTGAAACGCCGAGACTACATGGTGGGCTTCATCCGCGACTTCGACTCGATGCGCGCAAACGGAATAGCGGGCATGGAGATTCTCGGAAAGCTGCCGAGACCGCTCGAGACCGCCGGCAAGAACGCGGTCTCCCGCCATATGCGCAAGAAGCATTTCGGTCAGCCGCTTTCGCTTGAGGATTGCGCGGAAGTCTTCTCACTTGCGACCAGCATCACCGTCATCCCCTGCATCTGCCGCATGCACGCGCCCAACCGCGTCGCCGAGGAAGTCTGCATTCTGGTCACCACTCAGCCCATCACACCGCTGCTTGAAGAGGGCTTCAAAGACTACATCGACGGCCCCGATCTCGACGACTTTCGGACCGTCACCAAAGACGAAGCCATGTCTCTCCTGCGCTCATGCGAGGAGCGAGGGCTCCTGCACTCGATCTGGACGTTCAAAACACCCTTCACCGCTGCGATCTGCAACTGCAACCTCGCAAGCGGATGCATGGCGATGAAGATGACCGCGGGCTACGGCATGAAGATGATGTGGCGCGGCGAAGACATCGCACAGTTCGACGCCGAGAAGTGCTCAGGCTGTGGAGTCTGCGTCAGGCTCTGCCCGTTTGATGCAATCAGCACCAACCGCGGCGGAGGACCCGTGCGCCACGACGTCGCCAAGTGCTGGGGCTGCGGCATCTGCCGCGCGGGGTGCCCGCGGGATGCGATCAGCCTGGCCGATCGGCGGAGCGTGCCCGCGGTCGCAAACCTCTGGTAG
- a CDS encoding DegV family protein has product MSAAESPKPNFVVVTDSTADIPVALAAERNIVVVPLSVTFGDETFKDGELTQAEFFERMNAAPQLPSTSQPPVGTFIEVYEHILASADHIISLHISSKLSGTIEAALQAAERFPGRVDVFDSRNLSMGLAFQALDAAASAAEGLTPAAAISRLEVARERVKMLVGLDSLKNLAKGGRIGQVSAFLGALLDLKVTLTVDAEGKFQPLKRLRGEKAALRYTLEWVAEQMNGAKRGAFAITHAMSPERAEWLRAHIEQQYQVSEMHICEAGIVVATHVGTAWGVTVRPA; this is encoded by the coding sequence ATGTCAGCAGCAGAATCACCGAAACCGAACTTCGTCGTGGTCACCGATTCAACCGCAGATATCCCTGTGGCTCTGGCGGCCGAGCGAAACATCGTCGTTGTTCCGCTCAGCGTGACGTTTGGAGATGAGACGTTCAAGGACGGGGAGCTGACGCAAGCCGAGTTCTTCGAGCGCATGAATGCGGCGCCGCAGCTGCCGTCCACTTCGCAGCCCCCGGTCGGCACGTTCATCGAGGTGTACGAGCACATCTTGGCGAGCGCCGACCACATCATCTCACTCCACATCTCTTCAAAACTCTCCGGCACGATCGAGGCGGCTCTGCAGGCCGCAGAACGGTTCCCGGGACGCGTCGACGTCTTCGACTCGCGCAACCTCTCGATGGGCCTCGCGTTTCAGGCGCTCGATGCGGCTGCCTCGGCGGCCGAAGGGCTTACGCCGGCAGCAGCGATCTCGCGGCTTGAGGTTGCGCGGGAACGCGTCAAGATGCTCGTCGGGCTGGACTCGCTCAAGAACCTCGCGAAGGGCGGGCGTATCGGCCAGGTGAGCGCATTTCTCGGCGCGTTGCTCGACCTGAAGGTGACGTTGACGGTTGACGCGGAGGGCAAGTTTCAGCCGCTCAAACGGTTGCGCGGCGAGAAGGCGGCGCTCCGTTACACGCTGGAGTGGGTCGCCGAGCAGATGAACGGCGCCAAGCGCGGAGCGTTCGCCATCACGCATGCCATGTCTCCCGAGCGTGCGGAATGGCTGCGCGCGCACATTGAGCAGCAGTATCAGGTCTCTGAGATGCACATCTGTGAGGCGGGTATCGTGGTTGCCACTCACGTGGGCACGGCGTGGGGCGTGACCGTGCGGCCTGCGTAG
- the gatB gene encoding Asp-tRNA(Asn)/Glu-tRNA(Gln) amidotransferase subunit GatB → MAKDRLAEVLETWEAVIGLEIHTELTTVNSKMFCGCAVAFGGEPNTRTCPVCLGLPGALPVPNQAAIESTVLAGLATNCEIARWSQFHRKQYFYPDMPKDYQISQYDLPFCSAGWVDIELEGRDADERNDLAAAPTGVTVSADGDGYTTRIGITRIHLEEDTGKMIHVGGSEGRISGATKSLVDFNRAGTPLIELVSEPDIRTPEEARRFAQKLRLIWLSLSISDCSMEEGSMRVDANVSVRRRGQTEFGTKAEIKNMNSFRALHDGLAYEIVRQAELIEGGGRVIQETRHYDVGAKRTSALRSKEEAHDYRYFPEPDMVPFEFSDAFIAEIRGRLPELPDAKRARFIAAYGLPVRDATLLIGDFDLAEFFESAVAIGGVERAKAISNVILNDLTAYLNAEGISVTDSRVVPSMVAELVALVEDGTISSKQAKEVFAEMAASGDAPGAIVEIKGMKQVSDTGAIEEVVQRILAANPGQVAGYRSGKTGLIGFFVGQVMRETGGQANPAVVNEVLKRKLEE, encoded by the coding sequence ATGGCGAAAGACCGTCTCGCAGAGGTTCTTGAGACCTGGGAAGCCGTTATCGGCCTCGAGATCCACACCGAGCTCACCACAGTGAACAGCAAGATGTTCTGTGGCTGCGCGGTGGCGTTCGGCGGCGAGCCAAACACGCGTACGTGCCCGGTGTGCCTCGGCCTGCCCGGCGCCCTGCCGGTGCCCAATCAGGCTGCGATCGAGTCCACGGTGCTCGCGGGCCTTGCGACCAACTGCGAGATCGCGCGCTGGAGCCAGTTCCATCGCAAACAGTACTTCTATCCCGATATGCCCAAGGACTACCAGATTTCGCAGTACGACCTGCCGTTTTGTTCGGCGGGCTGGGTCGATATCGAACTCGAAGGCAGGGATGCCGATGAGCGCAACGACCTCGCGGCTGCGCCCACGGGCGTGACGGTGTCGGCGGACGGCGACGGTTACACGACGCGTATCGGCATCACGCGCATCCACCTCGAAGAGGACACCGGCAAGATGATCCATGTCGGCGGCAGCGAAGGACGCATCTCCGGCGCCACGAAGTCGCTCGTCGACTTCAACCGCGCGGGCACGCCCTTGATCGAGCTTGTGAGCGAGCCCGACATCCGCACGCCCGAGGAGGCCCGCCGTTTCGCGCAGAAGTTGCGCCTCATCTGGCTCTCGCTTTCCATCTCCGACTGCTCGATGGAGGAAGGCTCGATGCGCGTCGACGCGAACGTCAGCGTGCGCCGTCGCGGCCAGACCGAGTTTGGCACCAAAGCCGAGATCAAGAACATGAACAGCTTCCGCGCACTGCACGACGGGCTTGCCTATGAGATCGTCCGCCAGGCCGAGCTGATCGAGGGCGGCGGCCGCGTCATCCAGGAGACGCGCCACTACGACGTCGGCGCCAAGCGAACAAGCGCACTGCGCAGCAAGGAAGAGGCGCACGACTACCGCTACTTCCCCGAGCCCGACATGGTGCCCTTCGAGTTCTCCGACGCCTTCATTGCCGAGATCCGCGGTCGCCTGCCGGAGCTTCCCGATGCCAAGCGCGCACGTTTTATCGCGGCGTATGGCCTTCCGGTCCGTGATGCCACGCTCCTGATCGGCGACTTCGATCTCGCCGAGTTCTTCGAGAGCGCGGTTGCGATCGGCGGGGTCGAGCGCGCAAAGGCAATCTCGAATGTGATCCTGAACGACCTCACGGCTTACCTCAACGCCGAGGGCATCTCGGTTACGGACTCGCGCGTCGTGCCGTCCATGGTCGCCGAGCTGGTCGCGCTTGTGGAGGACGGCACGATCTCTTCCAAGCAGGCCAAGGAAGTCTTCGCCGAGATGGCTGCAAGCGGGGACGCGCCGGGTGCGATCGTCGAAATCAAGGGTATGAAGCAGGTGAGCGACACGGGAGCCATCGAGGAGGTCGTCCAGCGCATTCTGGCGGCCAACCCGGGGCAGGTCGCGGGTTACCGTAGCGGCAAGACGGGACTTATCGGGTTCTTCGTGGGACAGGTAATGCGCGAAACCGGCGGGCAGGCGAATCCGGCCGTGGTCAACGAGGTCCTGAAACGCAAACTTGAGGAGTAG
- the gatA gene encoding Asp-tRNA(Asn)/Glu-tRNA(Gln) amidotransferase subunit GatA, with protein MTAEQIRGCIAAGEFSAVEVANSALARIDALDGEVNAFNQVTADLAIAAAERIDALVRGGASEADLPPLAGVPAAFKDNMNLIGTRTTCSSRILENYVSPYDCTAVARMIAAGVIPLGKCNMDEFAFGSSGESSAWGPVKNPWDLSRVPGGSSAGSAAAVAAGMATISLGSDTGGSIRQPGALTGTVAIKPTYGRVSRYGCVAFASSLDQIGPFSRTVADNARALSAIQGKDPADATSADRVPEDFVTATRDADVRGLRVAIVRDLLDAEGVTSEVRDSVLAAAAGFEAMGATVGEVNLPTSQHGLSAYYIIGPAEASSNLARFDGIRYGHRAENPADTIDLYLRSRAEGFGPEAKRRIMLGTYALSAGYYDAYYGQAQKARTLIAREFSAAFADYDVLLTPTSPQVAWKFGEKGDPLTMYLSDIYTIPVNLAGNCAINVPCGFSADGMPIGLQIIGDYFAESTIYRAAAALERDLALDLRSPLAR; from the coding sequence ATGACCGCCGAGCAGATCCGCGGATGTATCGCGGCCGGGGAGTTCTCGGCTGTCGAGGTCGCCAACTCCGCTCTAGCGCGCATCGACGCCCTCGACGGTGAGGTCAACGCCTTCAATCAGGTGACGGCCGATCTGGCGATCGCCGCCGCGGAACGCATCGATGCGCTCGTGCGCGGTGGTGCGAGCGAGGCTGACCTGCCGCCGCTCGCAGGCGTGCCGGCCGCCTTCAAGGACAATATGAACCTGATCGGCACGCGCACGACGTGCTCGAGCCGCATTCTCGAGAACTACGTGAGTCCGTACGACTGCACGGCGGTCGCGCGGATGATCGCCGCCGGCGTGATTCCGCTGGGCAAGTGCAACATGGACGAGTTCGCCTTCGGCTCGTCGGGCGAGTCGAGCGCGTGGGGCCCGGTGAAGAACCCGTGGGACCTCTCTCGCGTGCCCGGCGGCTCCAGCGCCGGTAGTGCCGCGGCGGTTGCGGCCGGCATGGCGACGATCTCACTCGGCAGCGACACCGGCGGCTCGATCCGCCAGCCGGGCGCGCTCACCGGCACCGTCGCGATCAAGCCGACGTACGGCCGCGTCAGCCGCTACGGTTGCGTCGCGTTCGCGAGTTCGCTCGACCAGATCGGCCCGTTCTCTCGCACGGTCGCCGACAACGCGCGTGCACTGAGCGCGATCCAGGGTAAGGACCCGGCCGACGCGACCTCGGCCGACCGCGTGCCGGAGGATTTCGTGACCGCCACGCGCGACGCCGACGTGCGCGGCCTGCGGGTCGCGATCGTGCGCGACCTCCTCGACGCCGAGGGCGTCACCTCAGAGGTCCGCGATTCCGTGCTTGCTGCCGCTGCGGGATTCGAGGCGATGGGCGCGACGGTGGGCGAGGTCAACCTGCCCACGAGCCAGCATGGCCTCTCGGCGTACTACATCATCGGTCCCGCTGAGGCATCCTCGAACCTCGCGAGATTCGACGGCATCCGTTACGGCCACCGCGCCGAGAACCCCGCCGATACCATCGACCTCTACCTGCGCTCGCGCGCCGAAGGCTTTGGGCCTGAAGCGAAGCGTCGCATCATGCTGGGCACCTATGCGCTCTCGGCCGGCTACTACGACGCCTACTACGGCCAGGCGCAGAAGGCGCGCACGCTGATCGCACGCGAGTTCTCGGCGGCGTTTGCGGACTACGACGTGCTGCTCACGCCGACAAGCCCGCAGGTTGCGTGGAAGTTCGGCGAGAAGGGCGACCCGCTGACGATGTACCTCTCCGACATCTACACGATCCCGGTCAATCTGGCCGGCAACTGCGCGATCAACGTGCCGTGTGGCTTCTCGGCCGACGGGATGCCGATCGGCTTGCAGATCATCGGCGACTACTTCGCCGAGAGCACGATCTATCGCGCCGCCGCGGCGCTCGAGCGCGATCTGGCGCTGGATCTGAGGAGTCCCCTCGCGCGGTAG
- the gatC gene encoding Asp-tRNA(Asn)/Glu-tRNA(Gln) amidotransferase subunit GatC, giving the protein MSLSEHDVRHVAMLARLGLTDEETKAMQSDLNSILGHIDEIQRLDLAGVEPMAHAIEVVNVTRPDVARPSFPQAVAISNAPLAENGAFVIPQITGGGDDE; this is encoded by the coding sequence ATGTCCCTTTCCGAGCACGACGTTCGCCATGTGGCGATGCTCGCGCGCCTTGGCCTGACCGACGAGGAGACCAAGGCCATGCAGAGTGACTTGAACTCCATTCTCGGCCACATCGATGAGATCCAGCGCCTCGATCTGGCTGGTGTCGAGCCGATGGCGCACGCGATCGAGGTCGTCAACGTGACCCGTCCCGACGTTGCTCGCCCGAGCTTCCCTCAGGCCGTCGCCATCTCCAACGCCCCCCTCGCCGAGAACGGCGCCTTCGTGATCCCGCAGATCACCGGGGGAGGCGATGACGAGTGA
- a CDS encoding CPBP family intramembrane metalloprotease, with amino-acid sequence MERFTLHPDRCDRCGACMAVCPVGAVNVGPTYIYVDWAACTSCAACVEACRRDAIVRPANASARGAASDSSLAERAGDAARPAESAASTKPVATASDGTAWRKSAKATSTAKPKPPSRSSSGVVAGWTLLDAVAVLSVLMLAMYAKTAVLGMGAISLMPFSGKVAMRVVVLVVFYALQIGVLAFLASRRNVGLLEAFGLRRVKGATGPSVLARMGSAGLAIALFLGIEFVAFVYSLAVEALGWAQPVRLSSDLTAVFGAGTAGAVLAVALVALVAPVVEELAFRGVVLNALGEKWGMWPAIIASALLFAASHLSLWMLLPTFVLGVALGWIAWTRRSLASAILLHMLYNSAAVVAAFMAVR; translated from the coding sequence ATGGAACGCTTCACGCTTCATCCCGACAGATGCGACAGGTGCGGCGCCTGCATGGCCGTATGTCCGGTTGGGGCTGTGAACGTGGGGCCCACCTACATCTACGTGGATTGGGCGGCCTGCACGAGCTGTGCGGCCTGCGTCGAGGCGTGTCGCCGAGACGCCATCGTGCGTCCGGCGAATGCGTCAGCGCGCGGTGCCGCCTCCGACAGCAGTCTCGCCGAGAGGGCTGGCGATGCCGCTAGGCCCGCCGAGTCCGCTGCATCGACGAAGCCCGTCGCGACCGCGTCAGACGGTACCGCGTGGCGCAAGTCGGCCAAGGCAACATCCACGGCGAAGCCGAAGCCCCCGTCGCGTTCGTCATCGGGCGTCGTCGCGGGATGGACGCTGCTTGACGCCGTTGCGGTGCTCTCGGTGCTGATGCTTGCGATGTACGCGAAGACTGCGGTTCTGGGCATGGGAGCGATCTCGCTGATGCCCTTCTCGGGCAAGGTCGCCATGCGCGTGGTCGTGCTGGTGGTGTTCTATGCGCTGCAGATCGGCGTGCTCGCCTTTCTCGCGTCGCGCCGCAACGTGGGGTTGCTCGAGGCGTTCGGGTTGCGGCGCGTCAAGGGCGCAACCGGGCCTTCGGTGCTCGCGCGCATGGGCTCCGCAGGGTTGGCCATCGCTTTGTTCTTGGGCATCGAGTTCGTCGCGTTTGTGTACAGCCTCGCTGTGGAGGCTCTCGGCTGGGCGCAGCCGGTGCGTCTGTCGAGCGACCTGACGGCGGTGTTTGGCGCGGGAACCGCAGGCGCGGTGCTCGCCGTCGCGCTGGTGGCACTCGTCGCCCCGGTCGTGGAAGAGCTGGCGTTTCGCGGCGTGGTCCTGAACGCGCTCGGCGAGAAGTGGGGGATGTGGCCGGCGATCATCGCCTCGGCGCTGTTGTTCGCCGCCTCTCACCTCAGCCTCTGGATGCTCCTGCCCACGTTCGTGCTGGGGGTGGCGCTGGGCTGGATCGCGTGGACTCGGCGTTCGCTTGCATCGGCGATTCTGCTGCATATGCTCTACAATTCGGCGGCCGTCGTCGCCGCCTTCATGGCGGTGCGGTAG
- a CDS encoding CPBP family intramembrane metalloprotease encodes MTSGDVESESTLQPVEAAGVAGAWGIGRALALVVFVLAETVLGSYFLARGGASVLLLAVVLFVVYALYVVAVWMGTRRSGLGFARSVGFARVDRPGMWLAAALGGAVLARVVTAVYAIVLAVLNLTPPGQSVDLTKLFPAGVAGTIMAAIAIGVLAPFAEELVFRGVLLRSLRKRWGIPVAIVGSSVVFALAHFSGYDFVPIALTAVILGWLYVRSGSLWVSMVAHSAYNLLALALLLALKAAGA; translated from the coding sequence ATGACGTCCGGCGACGTGGAGAGCGAGTCTACGCTGCAGCCGGTTGAAGCTGCCGGTGTCGCGGGAGCGTGGGGGATCGGCCGGGCGCTCGCATTGGTGGTCTTCGTGCTTGCCGAGACCGTGCTCGGCAGCTACTTCCTCGCGAGAGGCGGCGCCTCCGTACTGCTGCTGGCTGTCGTCCTGTTCGTTGTCTACGCACTCTACGTCGTGGCGGTTTGGATGGGCACGCGCAGATCCGGTCTCGGCTTCGCGCGATCGGTAGGGTTTGCGCGGGTCGATCGTCCGGGGATGTGGCTTGCGGCCGCGCTGGGTGGAGCGGTGCTTGCGCGCGTGGTGACGGCCGTGTACGCGATCGTGCTTGCGGTGCTCAACCTCACACCTCCTGGTCAGAGCGTCGATCTTACGAAGCTCTTCCCGGCAGGTGTGGCCGGCACCATCATGGCTGCGATCGCAATAGGCGTGCTCGCTCCCTTCGCCGAGGAACTCGTGTTTCGCGGGGTGCTGCTGCGTTCACTGCGGAAGCGGTGGGGGATCCCGGTGGCGATTGTCGGCTCATCGGTGGTCTTCGCGCTGGCGCACTTCAGCGGCTACGACTTCGTGCCGATCGCGCTCACGGCGGTGATCCTCGGCTGGCTGTACGTGCGTTCAGGGTCGCTGTGGGTCTCGATGGTGGCGCACTCGGCATACAACCTGCTCGCGCTGGCACTGCTGCTGGCGCTCAAAGCCGCGGGGGCATGA
- the ligA gene encoding NAD-dependent DNA ligase LigA, which translates to MADVPTKTEAAARRAEELRLEIERNAHLYYALDSPAVSDAVYDSLVRELEAIEAAYPELVTPESPTQRIGAAPSEQFAPVAHASRMYSLDNAMDLGELDAWLARVREALGERRCTYVCELKIDGSSLALTYEDGLLVRAATRGDGRVGEDITVNIRTVRDVPLRLREGVAAPASLEVRGEVYMPRASFERLNAEQDEAGLPPFANPRNAAAGSVRQKDPGVTASRDLATFLYASADPRALGVASQGEVLAWLRAAGFRVNPDVTVCADATEVRAFCEAALEKRDALPYEIDGVVVKVDQIALQEELGYTSKAPRWAIAFKFPPEEKTTVLRDIRVQVGRTGVLTPLAEFDPVTVAGSTIARATLHNEDELHRKDLRVGDTIVVRKAGDVIPEVVGPVLGMRSASAAEWRMPEVCPSCRAAVWREPGEVAVRCTNVACPAQRLERLGHWAGRGAADIDGMGAEIITRLAETGLLSDVADFYALTQEQLAGLDMGRTRVDGTAILLGETVAAKLMLSIDASRTRPLARLLFGLGIRHAGATVGEALSAAFGSIDAIREAAEAPLPAGGEVSAAAALAADPLASVDGIGPKIAASIRAFFANPDNIEVLDRLRAGGVRLAEERREPKAPQTLAGMTFVLTGALSRLTRDQAGETLKALGAKVSGSVSKKTSFVIAGEDAGSKYDRALELGVPVLAEEDLERILTTGEAPSGVKGA; encoded by the coding sequence TTGGCTGACGTCCCCACCAAGACTGAGGCAGCCGCGCGCCGCGCTGAGGAGCTGCGGCTTGAGATCGAGCGCAACGCGCACCTCTACTACGCGCTCGACTCTCCTGCGGTCTCCGACGCCGTCTACGACTCGCTCGTCCGCGAGCTTGAGGCGATTGAGGCCGCATACCCCGAGCTGGTCACGCCCGAGTCTCCCACGCAGCGCATCGGAGCCGCGCCGAGCGAGCAGTTTGCGCCGGTCGCGCACGCGTCGCGCATGTACTCGCTCGACAACGCGATGGATCTGGGCGAACTCGACGCATGGCTCGCGCGGGTGCGAGAGGCGCTCGGCGAGCGGCGCTGCACATACGTATGCGAGCTCAAGATCGACGGCTCGTCGCTCGCGCTCACGTACGAGGACGGGTTGCTTGTGCGCGCGGCCACACGCGGCGACGGGCGGGTGGGCGAGGACATCACCGTCAACATACGCACCGTCCGCGACGTGCCGCTGAGGTTGCGCGAGGGCGTTGCCGCACCCGCGTCACTGGAGGTGCGCGGCGAGGTCTACATGCCCAGGGCGAGTTTCGAGCGCCTCAACGCCGAGCAGGACGAGGCGGGCCTGCCGCCGTTTGCCAACCCGCGCAACGCCGCTGCCGGAAGCGTGCGGCAGAAGGATCCCGGCGTCACCGCGAGCCGCGACTTGGCGACGTTCCTCTACGCCTCCGCCGACCCACGAGCGCTCGGGGTTGCGAGCCAGGGCGAGGTTCTCGCGTGGCTGCGCGCCGCCGGCTTCCGCGTGAACCCGGACGTGACCGTGTGCGCGGACGCCACGGAGGTGAGAGCTTTCTGCGAGGCGGCGCTTGAGAAGCGCGATGCGCTGCCGTACGAGATCGACGGCGTGGTGGTCAAGGTTGACCAGATCGCGCTGCAAGAGGAACTCGGCTACACGAGCAAGGCCCCGCGCTGGGCGATCGCGTTCAAGTTCCCTCCCGAGGAGAAGACCACCGTGCTGCGCGACATCCGCGTGCAGGTGGGCCGCACCGGCGTTCTCACACCGCTCGCCGAGTTCGATCCCGTGACCGTCGCCGGCTCGACCATCGCGCGCGCCACGCTGCACAACGAAGACGAACTCCACCGCAAGGACCTGCGCGTGGGCGACACCATCGTCGTGCGCAAGGCCGGCGACGTGATCCCCGAGGTCGTCGGCCCCGTTCTCGGCATGCGATCGGCGAGCGCCGCCGAGTGGCGGATGCCCGAGGTGTGCCCGAGCTGCCGCGCGGCCGTGTGGCGCGAGCCGGGCGAGGTCGCCGTGCGCTGCACCAACGTCGCCTGCCCTGCGCAGCGCCTCGAGCGTCTCGGCCACTGGGCCGGTCGCGGAGCCGCCGACATCGACGGCATGGGCGCAGAGATCATCACCCGCCTCGCCGAGACGGGCCTGCTCTCCGACGTCGCCGACTTCTACGCACTCACGCAAGAGCAGCTCGCCGGCCTCGACATGGGCCGCACTCGCGTGGACGGCACCGCGATCCTGTTGGGTGAGACCGTTGCCGCCAAGCTGATGCTGAGCATCGACGCCAGCCGCACGCGCCCGCTCGCGCGTCTGCTGTTCGGGCTCGGGATCCGCCACGCGGGCGCGACCGTGGGCGAGGCATTGTCGGCAGCATTCGGCAGCATCGATGCGATTCGCGAGGCGGCAGAGGCACCGCTTCCGGCAGGAGGCGAGGTCTCGGCAGCAGCCGCGCTGGCGGCCGATCCACTGGCCTCAGTCGATGGTATCGGCCCCAAGATCGCAGCCAGCATACGCGCGTTCTTCGCGAATCCCGACAACATCGAGGTTCTCGATCGCCTGCGTGCCGGCGGCGTGCGTCTGGCCGAGGAGCGCCGCGAGCCGAAAGCGCCGCAGACGCTCGCAGGGATGACGTTCGTGCTCACAGGCGCGCTCTCGCGCCTCACGCGCGATCAGGCCGGCGAAACGCTCAAGGCGCTGGGCGCGAAGGTCTCCGGCAGCGTCAGCAAGAAGACGTCATTTGTGATCGCGGGCGAGGACGCCGGCTCCAAGTACGACCGCGCGCTCGAGCTGGGTGTGCCGGTGCTTGCCGAGGAGGACCTCGAGCGCATCCTTACGACCGGCGAAGCGCCAAGCGGGGTCAAAGGCGCATGA
- a CDS encoding DUF2469 family protein — translation MDSIDELDMFEAEKRLKLYSEYQDAIRVFAYYVETELRAYLCNKVDVEPVAAPGGTYFKVTLTDTWIYEAERPQRFVPAVVIYEVGPVHVQRLAGEEG, via the coding sequence GTGGACAGCATCGACGAGCTGGATATGTTCGAGGCCGAGAAGCGCCTCAAGCTGTACTCCGAATACCAAGACGCGATCCGCGTCTTCGCCTACTACGTTGAGACCGAGCTGCGCGCCTACCTGTGCAACAAGGTCGACGTCGAGCCGGTTGCAGCGCCGGGGGGAACGTATTTCAAAGTGACGCTCACCGACACATGGATCTACGAGGCCGAGCGCCCACAGCGATTCGTACCCGCGGTCGTCATCTATGAGGTCGGGCCGGTGCACGTTCAGAGGCTGGCAGGCGAGGAAGGCTAA
- a CDS encoding diguanylate cyclase: MEQVLGLCISLDRSAHQTFTHMAADCSDPELAAVFRRMSSEESTHVSWWSQLLEQSHAGLLPPLADKDEVVAQLEAIQSEFAQTIPADTAGLPCDRMLEIALRMEFFMLDPLFGELLDLLDPGATTNHADEYAQHVIGLTKAIEKHYSHREIAPMLAGILTRIFAEQGVLATLAVHDPLTGIYNRRGFYGYLQQWSAWSERYEHPLAVLLIDVDNFKTINDTLGHPAGDTVLESVAAALGKAVRKVDAVGRYGGDEFVILAPETGAAELPMLMERVLQMVREARPLSEDQRARVTVSVGGAYTSGGLAVTPEQLLSAADRSLYEAKAAGKDCAGTPIEITAE; this comes from the coding sequence ATGGAACAGGTCTTGGGTCTTTGCATCTCGCTTGACCGCTCGGCTCACCAGACGTTCACGCACATGGCAGCTGACTGCTCCGACCCTGAACTTGCGGCAGTGTTTCGCCGCATGAGCAGCGAAGAGTCCACTCACGTGTCTTGGTGGTCGCAACTTCTCGAACAGTCGCATGCCGGCCTCCTCCCTCCGCTTGCAGATAAGGACGAAGTTGTCGCGCAGCTTGAAGCGATCCAATCCGAGTTCGCGCAGACGATTCCCGCAGACACGGCTGGGCTGCCCTGCGACCGCATGCTTGAGATCGCGCTTCGCATGGAGTTCTTCATGCTCGATCCGCTCTTTGGGGAGCTGCTCGATCTGCTGGATCCCGGCGCGACGACCAATCATGCCGACGAGTACGCCCAGCACGTGATCGGCCTCACAAAGGCCATCGAAAAGCACTACAGCCACAGGGAAATTGCGCCGATGCTCGCTGGGATCCTGACTCGCATCTTCGCCGAGCAGGGCGTGCTCGCGACTTTGGCTGTCCACGACCCGCTCACCGGAATCTACAACCGCCGCGGCTTCTACGGCTACCTTCAGCAGTGGTCGGCCTGGTCGGAGCGCTACGAACACCCGCTTGCCGTACTTCTCATCGACGTCGACAACTTCAAGACGATAAACGACACTCTGGGGCACCCCGCGGGAGACACAGTGCTCGAGTCCGTCGCTGCGGCGCTGGGCAAGGCCGTGCGAAAGGTCGACGCGGTCGGCCGATACGGCGGCGACGAATTCGTCATCCTGGCTCCCGAGACCGGCGCAGCGGAACTACCGATGCTTATGGAGCGGGTGCTGCAGATGGTGCGAGAGGCTCGGCCGCTCTCGGAGGACCAGCGCGCTCGAGTTACCGTCAGTGTAGGCGGAGCGTACACGAGCGGCGGGCTCGCGGTGACTCCGGAGCAACTGCTCTCGGCGGCGGACCGCTCTCTCTACGAGGCGAAGGCGGCGGGAAAAGACTGCGCGGGCACGCCGATCGAGATCACAGCGGAGTAG